In Harpia harpyja isolate bHarHar1 chromosome 8, bHarHar1 primary haplotype, whole genome shotgun sequence, a genomic segment contains:
- the DUSP12 gene encoding dual specificity protein phosphatase 12, with protein sequence MSVVPGCRGGGGMVPVLPGLYVGGAESCSSPESLAAAGVVAVLTVEAEEEPPPPPGLRAMHVRARDEPGADLLSRLDDCAAFIDAARAGGGAVLVRCQAGVSRSVAVVTAYLMKTEGLGWEEAYAVVRTAKPDAEVNPGFQGQLKLYEAMGCAVDSSSAFYKRYRLQMLTERYPELQDLPREVFAVDPTNICQTPNTEVLYRCRKCRRALFRGSSILSHTEGSGPTAFAHKRITDSAQLWGDGREKCTSYFTEPVQWMEPVLLGVMEGQLLCPKCTSKLGSFSWRGEQCSCGRWVTPAFQIHKSRVDEVRTLPGGNFQTAKT encoded by the exons ATGTCGGTGGTTCCCGGttgccggggcggcggcgggatgGTGCCGGTCCTACCGGGGCTCTACGTGGGCGGCGCGGAATCGTGCTCGTCCCCGGAgtcgctggcggcggcgggggtggtGGCGGTGCTAACGGTGGAGGCGGAGGaggaaccgccgccgccgccggggctgcgggcCATGCACGTCCGGGCGCGGGACGAGCCCGGCGCCGACCTGCTGAGCCGCCTGGACGACTGCGCCGCCTTCATCGACGCGgcgagggcgggcggcggcgccgtcCTCGTCCGCTG CCAGGCCGGGGTGAGCCGCAGCGTGGCCGTGGTGACCGCCTACCTCATGAAGACGGAGGGACTCGGCTGGGAGGAGGCTTACGCCGTCGTCAGGACCGCCAAACCCGACGCCGA GGTGAACCCGGGTTTCCAAGGGCAGCTGAAGCTCTACGAAGCCATGGGCTGCGCCGTAGACAGCAGCAGCGCCTTCTACAAGCGGTACCGGCTGCAGATGCTCACGGAGAGGTACCCCG AACTTCAAGACTTGCCCCGAGAAGTCTTTGCTGTTGATCCAACCAATATATGTCAAACTCCGAACACAGAGGTTCTCTACAGGTGCAGGAAATGCAG GCGCGCTCTGTTCCGTGGTTCCAGCATTTTGTCCCACACGGAAGGAAGCGGACCGACAGCCTTTGCCCACAAGAGGATAACAGACTCTGCTCAGCTCTGGGGCGATGGCCGCGAAAAGTGTACCTCTTACTTCACCGAGCCTGTGCAGTGGATGGAGCCAGTGTTGCTCGGAGTAATGGAAGGACAG CTTCTGTGTCCGAAATGCACGTCGAAGCTGGGCTCCTTCAGCTGGCGGGGTGAGCAGTGTTCCTGTGGCCGCTGGGTGACGCCTGCCTTCCAGATCCACAAAAGCCGAGTGGACGAAGTGAGGACGCTGCCAGGTGGTAACTTCCAAACTGCCAAAACCTGA